One genomic window of Halococcus salifodinae DSM 8989 includes the following:
- a CDS encoding YeaH/YhbH family protein: MGLQDDLERYREVGEERREDLAEFIQYGDLGGSRPDSVRIPIKIVDLPGFEYDQRDQGGVGQGDGDTPEPGQPVGEPQPDDGDEDGEPGEEGGEHEYYEMDPEEFAQELDERLGLDLEPKGKQVAEEVEGDYTDITNTGPDSTLDFERLFKTGLKRKLAMDFDEEYVREALRVDGMGPQAVFEWARANHLPVSRAWIDDAYASLPAAERTRWESIEAMEANVEQTDTATRIRREGIDHVPFRREDERYRYPEIIEEYEKNVVVVNIRDVSGSMREGKRELVERTFTPLDWYLTGKYDHAEFVYIAHDADAWRVDRDDFFGIRSGGGTKISSAYELAKEVLEEEYPWSDWNRYVFAAGDSENSSNDTEERVVPLMEEIPANLHAYVETQPSGNAINATHAEEIERSFADAGDVVVAYVTSPDDVVDAIYRVLNTEDNDE; the protein is encoded by the coding sequence ATGGGACTCCAGGACGACCTCGAACGCTACCGGGAAGTCGGCGAGGAGCGCCGCGAGGACCTCGCAGAGTTCATTCAGTACGGCGACCTCGGCGGGAGCCGTCCGGACTCGGTCCGCATCCCGATCAAGATCGTCGATCTCCCGGGGTTCGAGTACGACCAGCGCGATCAGGGCGGGGTGGGCCAGGGCGACGGCGACACGCCCGAGCCGGGCCAGCCGGTCGGGGAGCCACAGCCGGACGACGGCGACGAGGACGGCGAGCCGGGCGAGGAGGGTGGCGAGCACGAGTACTACGAGATGGATCCCGAGGAGTTCGCTCAAGAACTCGACGAGCGCCTCGGGCTCGACCTCGAACCCAAAGGCAAGCAGGTCGCCGAGGAGGTCGAGGGCGATTACACCGACATCACCAATACAGGTCCGGACTCCACGCTCGACTTCGAGCGGCTGTTCAAAACGGGGCTGAAGCGCAAACTCGCGATGGACTTCGACGAGGAGTACGTTCGCGAGGCGCTCCGGGTGGACGGGATGGGGCCACAGGCGGTCTTCGAGTGGGCGCGCGCGAACCACCTCCCGGTCTCCCGAGCGTGGATCGACGACGCCTACGCGAGCCTCCCGGCGGCCGAGCGCACGAGGTGGGAAAGCATCGAGGCGATGGAGGCGAACGTCGAACAGACCGACACCGCGACCCGGATTCGCCGAGAGGGGATCGATCACGTCCCGTTCCGCCGAGAGGACGAACGCTACCGCTACCCCGAGATCATCGAGGAGTACGAGAAAAACGTCGTCGTCGTGAACATCCGGGACGTCTCGGGGTCGATGCGCGAGGGCAAGCGCGAACTGGTCGAGCGCACGTTCACGCCGCTCGATTGGTATCTCACCGGGAAGTACGACCACGCGGAGTTCGTCTACATCGCCCACGACGCCGACGCGTGGCGGGTCGACCGCGACGACTTCTTCGGGATCCGTTCCGGCGGTGGGACGAAAATCTCCTCGGCGTACGAACTCGCGAAGGAGGTCTTGGAGGAAGAGTACCCGTGGAGCGACTGGAACCGGTACGTGTTCGCGGCGGGCGACTCCGAAAATTCGAGCAACGACACTGAAGAGCGCGTCGTCCCGCTGATGGAGGAGATTCCGGCGAACCTCCACGCGTACGTCGAGACCCAGCCCTCGGGCAACGCGATCAACGCGACCCATGCCGAGGAGATAGAGCGGAGCTTCGCCGACGCGGGCGACGTCGTGGTGGCGTACGTCACCTCGCCCGACGACGTGGTCGACGCGATCTACCGCGTGCTCAACACGGAGGACAACGATGAGTGA
- a CDS encoding PrkA family serine protein kinase, with amino-acid sequence MSGDTETLESLSEEYRASIPTDLRTTRPFQWYLDEVHDEPRIARNAHQRVADMFDFYGTEYDEEDGVVEYHLASEDPLFDGENTFYGREIHEAIHEFVNKVKSSARGLGPERRIKLLLGPVGSGKSDFDRQVRRYFEDYTTREDGRLYTFRWTNLCDVIADQDPADDVVRSPMNQDPLVLLPLDQRTRVVETLNDRLDAPYSIRNEQALDPASEFYMDRLLDYYDDDLQQVLENHVEVVRLVIDENKRRGIETFEPKDKKNQDETELTGDVNYSKIAVYGESDPRAFDYSGAFCNANRGIFSGEELLKLQREFLYDFLHATQEMTIKPKNNPRMDIDQVIVGRTNMPEYKEKKGDEKMEAFNDRTKRIDFPYVLQYGEEANIYQKMLKNADVPDVNVEPHTLEMAGLFGVLTRIEEPDSGTVDLLQKAKAYNGEIDEAEDVDVKKLREEATETAEIGEGMEGVSPRFIGDEIAEAIMDSMHRERSFLSPLTTFNHLESNLENHGSIAEDLFDTYYRYLELVREEYRERAIEDVRHALAYDLDEIQRQGEKYMDHVMAYIDDDTVEDELTGREQGPDETFLRSVEEKLDVPEDRKDDFRQEVSNWVSRRAREGDTFSPQDNDRLRRALERKLWEDKKHNINFSALVSSGEMDDDERSAWIDALREQGYSRGGAKEVLEFAGAEVAKAEMEE; translated from the coding sequence ATGTCAGGCGATACCGAAACACTCGAAAGCCTCAGCGAGGAGTACCGGGCATCGATTCCGACGGACCTCCGCACGACCCGGCCGTTCCAGTGGTATCTCGACGAGGTCCACGACGAGCCACGGATCGCCCGCAACGCCCACCAGCGCGTCGCGGACATGTTCGATTTCTACGGTACCGAGTACGACGAGGAGGACGGCGTCGTCGAGTACCACCTCGCGAGCGAGGATCCCCTTTTCGACGGTGAGAACACCTTCTACGGCCGGGAGATCCACGAGGCGATCCACGAGTTCGTCAACAAGGTCAAATCCAGTGCGCGCGGGCTCGGTCCCGAGCGCCGGATCAAACTGCTCCTCGGTCCCGTCGGATCGGGCAAATCCGATTTCGATCGCCAGGTCCGTCGGTACTTCGAGGACTACACCACGCGCGAGGACGGGCGACTGTACACCTTTCGGTGGACCAACCTGTGTGACGTGATCGCCGATCAGGACCCCGCAGACGACGTCGTCCGGTCGCCGATGAACCAGGACCCGCTCGTCCTCTTGCCGCTCGATCAGCGGACCCGCGTGGTCGAAACGTTGAACGACCGCCTCGACGCACCGTACTCCATCCGGAACGAACAGGCGCTCGATCCCGCCTCGGAGTTCTACATGGATCGGCTGCTCGATTACTACGACGACGACCTCCAACAGGTGCTCGAAAACCACGTCGAGGTCGTCCGACTGGTGATCGACGAGAACAAGCGCCGCGGGATCGAGACGTTCGAGCCGAAGGACAAAAAAAACCAGGACGAGACCGAGCTGACGGGGGACGTCAACTACTCGAAGATCGCGGTCTATGGGGAAAGCGATCCCCGCGCGTTCGACTATTCGGGGGCGTTCTGTAACGCGAATCGGGGAATCTTCTCGGGCGAGGAACTCCTCAAGCTTCAGCGGGAGTTCCTCTATGACTTCCTGCATGCGACCCAGGAGATGACGATCAAGCCGAAGAACAACCCCCGAATGGACATCGACCAGGTGATCGTCGGCCGGACGAACATGCCCGAGTACAAGGAGAAAAAGGGCGACGAGAAGATGGAGGCGTTCAACGACCGCACCAAGAGAATCGATTTCCCCTACGTCCTCCAGTACGGCGAGGAGGCCAACATCTACCAGAAAATGTTGAAGAACGCCGACGTGCCCGACGTCAACGTCGAACCCCATACCTTGGAGATGGCGGGCCTCTTCGGCGTGCTCACCCGAATCGAGGAACCCGACTCGGGCACCGTGGACCTCCTCCAGAAGGCGAAAGCATATAATGGAGAAATCGACGAGGCCGAGGACGTCGACGTGAAGAAACTGCGGGAGGAGGCGACCGAGACCGCCGAGATCGGCGAGGGGATGGAAGGCGTCTCGCCCCGGTTCATCGGCGACGAGATCGCGGAGGCGATCATGGACTCGATGCACCGCGAGCGAAGCTTCCTCTCGCCGCTGACCACGTTCAACCACCTCGAATCGAACCTTGAGAACCACGGTTCGATCGCGGAAGACCTCTTCGACACCTACTATCGCTACCTCGAACTCGTTCGCGAGGAGTACAGAGAGCGCGCGATCGAGGACGTCCGGCACGCACTGGCCTATGACTTGGACGAGATCCAGCGCCAGGGCGAGAAGTACATGGACCACGTGATGGCGTACATCGACGACGACACCGTGGAGGACGAGCTCACCGGGCGCGAACAGGGCCCCGACGAGACGTTCCTTCGCTCCGTGGAGGAAAAACTCGACGTGCCCGAAGACCGGAAGGACGACTTCCGCCAGGAGGTCTCGAACTGGGTCTCGCGGCGAGCGCGCGAGGGCGACACGTTCAGCCCCCAGGACAACGACCGACTCCGACGCGCCCTCGAACGGAAGCTTTGGGAGGACAAGAAACACAACATCAACTTCTCGGCGCTGGTTTCGTCCGGCGAGATGGACGACGACGAGCGGAGCGCGTGGATCGACGCGCTGCGCGAGCAGGGCTACTCCCGCGGGGGAGCCAAGGAGGTGCTCGAGTTCGCCGGCGCGGAGGTCGCCAAAGCCGAGATGGAGGAGTGA
- a CDS encoding DUF5820 family protein produces MSDFDALPAGWNVWNESAERCVLVYRPDVFDSHEFPAPCLPTIYLTHGRRSRRPGADRSTTGDSWYVTLYLEPDVDRDADRFEDHEAAVAGAIDLAERFAAGEVDYRGLYQVPREEYFEQLDELTGHE; encoded by the coding sequence GTGAGCGATTTCGACGCGCTTCCGGCCGGCTGGAACGTCTGGAACGAGTCGGCCGAGCGGTGCGTGTTGGTCTACCGGCCGGACGTGTTCGACAGTCACGAGTTCCCGGCTCCGTGTCTCCCGACGATCTACCTCACCCACGGCCGGCGGTCGCGCCGTCCGGGGGCCGACCGCTCTACCACCGGCGACTCGTGGTACGTCACGCTGTATCTCGAACCCGACGTCGACCGCGACGCCGATCGGTTCGAGGACCACGAAGCGGCCGTCGCAGGAGCGATCGATCTCGCGGAGCGCTTCGCCGCCGGTGAGGTCGACTACCGAGGGCTCTATCAGGTCCCTCGCGAGGAATACTTCGAACAACTCGACGAGCTGACCGGACACGAATAG
- a CDS encoding 2Fe-2S iron-sulfur cluster binding domain-containing protein, with product MSDRIPVTVVVDEETTIDVERGDTLRDALLEHGFPVYGTLSQYANCGGRGLCATCTVEIDPAPEPTHWHDAAAVRFGYPRLSCCIEVEEPLTVGLLDKHVWGQVLPRRVTPE from the coding sequence ATGAGCGATCGAATCCCCGTGACGGTCGTCGTGGACGAGGAGACGACCATCGACGTCGAACGGGGTGACACCCTGCGGGATGCACTGCTCGAACACGGCTTTCCGGTCTACGGCACGCTCTCGCAGTACGCCAACTGCGGCGGTCGGGGGCTGTGTGCGACGTGCACAGTAGAAATCGATCCCGCCCCAGAGCCGACCCACTGGCACGACGCCGCAGCCGTCCGGTTCGGGTATCCACGGCTCTCGTGCTGTATCGAGGTCGAAGAACCGCTGACGGTCGGCCTCCTCGACAAACACGTCTGGGGACAGGTGCTCCCGCGCCGAGTGACGCCGGAGTGA
- a CDS encoding UPF0179 family protein: MSQITLVGTRLAEVGTEFVYQGEASACEGCPYRDQCLNLREGVKYRITGVRENTQTLECGVHDTGVRAVDVEPAPMMANVSPKSAYAGSKARLKGPCPHTECPSHEHCEPAGADFDAEYRIQEVIGDPPHDYCHLDRELTLVEFAPPDT; the protein is encoded by the coding sequence ATGTCACAGATCACACTCGTCGGGACGCGGCTCGCGGAGGTCGGCACCGAGTTCGTCTACCAGGGCGAGGCGAGCGCGTGTGAGGGCTGTCCCTATCGCGATCAGTGTCTCAACCTGCGCGAGGGGGTGAAGTACCGCATTACCGGGGTTCGGGAGAACACTCAGACGCTCGAATGTGGTGTCCACGATACCGGTGTTCGGGCGGTCGACGTCGAACCCGCACCCATGATGGCGAACGTCTCCCCCAAGAGCGCGTACGCCGGCAGCAAGGCGAGGTTGAAAGGTCCGTGTCCGCACACCGAGTGTCCGAGCCACGAGCACTGCGAACCCGCCGGAGCCGACTTCGATGCCGAGTACCGAATCCAGGAGGTGATCGGTGATCCACCACACGACTACTGTCATCTCGACCGCGAGCTGACGCTCGTTGAGTTCGCCCCGCCCGATACCTGA